Within Enterobacter sp. RHBSTW-00175, the genomic segment TTTCCGCTCTTTCTCTGATGTCTTTCGGTGCTTTCGCACAGAGCATTAGCGCTAACGCATCAACCCTGGATCGTGCAGAAGCCAAAATTGCCGCACAAGCAGCTGAACAGGGTGCGTCATACAAAATTACCAGCGCTCAGTTTAATAACCGCGTTCATATGACAGCTGAACTGACCAAATAAGAGGATCAGGGGTTGCCGAAATATCGCCCCTTTCATCTCTTTGTAGCAAAACCCTTTAGCCCCCTCGGGGGCTTTTTTGCGTTTATTATCAGGTTCTCTCCTGAGAATTAAACGGGTTTTTAAAGCAACGCGCGTCCGGCGAGATGCCCAACCCCCATCGACAAAACCATTGCCATAGTGCTCCAGAAAGTAATTCTGATGATCGCCCTGACAGGAGACGCTTTGCTGACAACTGAAGAGATATACCCCAGCGCAGCCAGCGAACAAAGGGTAGACAGGATAATAAACACAGAAACCCGCGTTGCTGGTGCTAGCCAGGCAACCAATAAAGGTAACACCGCACCGGCAGAAAAACTCAGTGCTGAAAAGAGGGCTGCCTGTAGCGGCCGCGCAGAATTCGTGCCTGTTAGCCCGAGCTCTTCCCGGGCATGAGCATCCAGTGCATCCTTCACCATTAATTGCTCTGCAACCTGGTGAGCGAGTGCCGGCTCTACCCCACGTTGTATATACAGTGTCGTAAGCTCCCGCACCTCGCCCTGATAATCTGTTTCCAGTTCCTTTTGTTCCTGCGCCAGAGCGGCGTTTTCTGTATCCGCCTGTGATGAAACAGAAACATACTCCCCTGTCGCCATCGACATCGCTCCCGCAACCAGGCCAGCAACCCCCGCCAGTAAAACGCCAGAGGGACCTGTATTTGCCGACGCGACGCCAAGGACAAGGCTTGCTGTCGACACAATACCGTCATTTGCCCCCAGCACGGCGGCCCTTAGCCATCCAACGCTTTCAATACTGTGTCGTTCAAGATGCATGTTTCTGTTTTCCTGTGAATTAGATAATGAATATCACTGGCAT encodes:
- a CDS encoding YdgH/BhsA/McbA-like domain containing protein; translated protein: MKTIKTLVVVSALSLMSFGAFAQSISANASTLDRAEAKIAAQAAEQGASYKITSAQFNNRVHMTAELTK
- a CDS encoding VIT family protein, coding for MHLERHSIESVGWLRAAVLGANDGIVSTASLVLGVASANTGPSGVLLAGVAGLVAGAMSMATGEYVSVSSQADTENAALAQEQKELETDYQGEVRELTTLYIQRGVEPALAHQVAEQLMVKDALDAHAREELGLTGTNSARPLQAALFSALSFSAGAVLPLLVAWLAPATRVSVFIILSTLCSLAALGYISSVVSKASPVRAIIRITFWSTMAMVLSMGVGHLAGRALL